From a single Microbacterium murale genomic region:
- a CDS encoding ECF transporter S component: MNAADAVRRRRSISTSLLLTCAALGVAGGLLLAPANWLSTVLLGLGSPILSVAITGLWVLPSVIALRLLRTPLVGILVGVIAGLVIVPFSGYGFTSVVTNASWALFAELPFLLVLWRFWKTWMHYAGAAVLGVVYPLFSWTFFNMGTQPLWAQVLFFAATLASCIGATALGILIADRLRRAGVGGRYRSR, translated from the coding sequence ATGAACGCGGCAGACGCCGTTCGACGACGCAGGAGCATCTCGACGTCGCTGCTGCTGACCTGCGCCGCGCTCGGTGTCGCCGGCGGCCTGCTGCTCGCACCGGCCAACTGGTTGTCGACCGTACTGCTGGGACTCGGGTCGCCCATCCTCTCCGTCGCGATCACCGGGCTGTGGGTGCTTCCATCGGTCATCGCCCTCCGCCTGCTGCGCACTCCGCTCGTCGGCATCCTCGTAGGGGTCATCGCGGGCCTCGTGATCGTGCCGTTCTCGGGGTACGGCTTCACGAGCGTCGTCACCAACGCGTCATGGGCGCTCTTCGCGGAGCTGCCGTTCCTCCTCGTGCTCTGGCGCTTCTGGAAGACCTGGATGCACTACGCCGGCGCCGCAGTGCTCGGCGTGGTGTACCCGCTGTTCTCCTGGACGTTCTTCAACATGGGAACGCAGCCGCTGTGGGCACAGGTCCTCTTCTTCGCCGCGACGCTGGCGAGCTGCATCGGCGCGACCGCACTCGGCATCCTCATCGCCGACAGGCTGCGCAGGGCCGGCGTCGGCGGGCGGTACCGCTCGCGCTGA
- a CDS encoding glycoside hydrolase family 26 protein, whose amino-acid sequence MSSAPRSQNWWAATPAAGRRGIIGGAFLVIALLIVSAFVWASPGGATPPPGLDAQLAASQDENASLQEKLDAAESQLEAANRATPSPTPTPTPVPMPTPTPTVVPEEPVAPESETIIVYRDADSEAQPRPPAPAPPPVTTVPPPEPVTAPDIASILSPEQRYFGMYTAQAPFNFATFDEAALQAGSRQSLVGYFGGWDQTFRGDVVTSAWERGLVPMLTWESRPIDAPNDQSELPEYALPRIIEGDFDEYIRQYARDIVATGLPLAIRLDHEMNGTWYPWSEQRTDGTSLNGNGPGDFVTMWQHVHDIFEAEGAGDLVIWTWAPNIVNNLPSRHQDISYLQSLYPGDEYVDLVGVSGYLRSPFKEENNFTFDYTFDAILEQLRAITDKPLIIAEAGATEVGGNKPQWVASMFDAFAQPKNDDLIGFAWFNLAVTTISGGERVTNDWRINSRADSLAAFQEGLADPVSRFQIIPY is encoded by the coding sequence TTGTCCTCGGCACCGCGTAGTCAGAACTGGTGGGCAGCCACCCCCGCAGCAGGTCGGCGCGGCATCATCGGCGGCGCTTTCCTCGTGATCGCGCTCCTCATCGTCAGTGCGTTCGTCTGGGCGAGCCCGGGCGGTGCGACCCCACCACCAGGGCTCGACGCGCAGCTTGCGGCGAGTCAAGACGAGAACGCGAGCCTCCAGGAGAAGCTGGACGCCGCAGAATCTCAACTCGAGGCGGCGAACCGGGCGACCCCGTCGCCCACACCCACGCCGACCCCTGTTCCCATGCCAACTCCGACGCCCACCGTCGTCCCGGAGGAGCCGGTGGCTCCTGAGTCGGAGACGATCATCGTCTATCGCGACGCGGACAGCGAGGCGCAGCCTCGTCCGCCTGCGCCCGCACCGCCGCCCGTGACCACCGTGCCGCCGCCGGAACCGGTCACCGCCCCTGATATCGCCAGCATTCTCTCCCCTGAGCAGCGCTACTTCGGCATGTACACCGCTCAGGCGCCGTTCAATTTCGCCACCTTTGACGAGGCTGCGCTGCAAGCGGGCAGTAGGCAGTCGCTCGTCGGATACTTCGGTGGCTGGGATCAGACCTTCCGGGGAGACGTCGTCACATCGGCCTGGGAGCGAGGACTCGTGCCGATGCTCACTTGGGAGTCGCGGCCAATCGACGCACCGAACGATCAATCGGAGCTCCCGGAGTACGCGCTCCCGCGGATCATCGAGGGAGACTTCGACGAGTACATCCGTCAGTACGCGCGTGACATCGTGGCGACGGGGCTTCCGCTCGCGATACGACTCGACCACGAGATGAACGGCACCTGGTATCCATGGTCGGAACAGCGCACCGACGGCACCTCTCTCAACGGCAACGGACCCGGTGATTTCGTCACCATGTGGCAGCACGTCCACGACATCTTCGAGGCGGAGGGTGCCGGGGACCTTGTGATCTGGACCTGGGCCCCGAACATCGTCAACAACCTGCCATCGCGGCATCAGGACATCTCCTATCTGCAGTCGCTGTACCCGGGAGATGAGTATGTGGACCTGGTCGGCGTCTCCGGGTATCTGCGCTCCCCGTTCAAGGAGGAGAACAACTTCACCTTCGACTACACGTTCGATGCGATCCTCGAACAGCTTCGGGCGATCACCGACAAACCCCTCATCATCGCGGAGGCCGGTGCGACTGAGGTCGGCGGAAACAAGCCGCAGTGGGTGGCGTCCATGTTCGATGCCTTCGCACAGCCGAAGAACGATGACCTGATCGGCTTCGCCTGGTTCAACCTGGCGGTGACCACGATCAGCGGCGGGGAGCGCGTCACGAACGACTGGCGCATCAACTCTCGTGCCGACTCGTTGGCCGCGTTCCAGGAGGGTCTCGCCGATCCCGTCTCACGTTTCCAGATCATCCCGTATTGA
- a CDS encoding UDP-glucose dehydrogenase family protein: MKTKNAHHIHIAPPPAEEDAAPLRISVIGTGYLGATHAAAMAELGFDVIGVDMDPSKIAALERGEVPFFEPGLPSLISRHVATGKLSFTTDLKAAVQASDVHFICVGTPQHPSSHAADLRFVDTATRAVAASLGHDGLIVGKSTVPVGTAARLREIVSEAAPAAVHAELVWNPEFLREGMAVEDTLHPDRVVIGGASPWAEERLRRVYDAALASGVPLISCDLPTAELVKVSANAFLATKISFINAIAGLCEKADADVAVLADAIGYDPRIGRRFLNAGLGFGGGCLPKDIRALMHRAGELGAYSAVKLMQQVDEINMDQRQRVIDLTLRALGGSVLNARVAVLGAAFKPDTDDVRDSPALNVAAALHLRGAMVTVFDPAAGPTAGRLYPTLSYADDLESAVRSADIVLVLTEWDEFRNADPTRLGALVERRLVVDGRNCLPVETWRDAGWEYWGLGHTSGAPRELVASRARAA, encoded by the coding sequence ATGAAGACCAAGAACGCGCACCACATCCACATCGCACCGCCGCCGGCCGAGGAAGACGCAGCGCCGCTCCGCATCAGCGTGATCGGAACGGGGTACCTGGGTGCGACCCACGCCGCGGCCATGGCAGAGCTCGGATTCGATGTGATCGGCGTGGACATGGACCCCTCGAAGATCGCCGCTCTCGAACGGGGCGAGGTGCCCTTCTTCGAACCGGGGCTCCCCTCTCTGATCTCCCGGCATGTGGCGACGGGAAAGCTGTCGTTCACGACGGATCTGAAGGCCGCGGTCCAGGCATCCGATGTGCATTTCATCTGCGTCGGCACGCCGCAGCACCCGTCCAGTCACGCCGCCGACCTCCGCTTCGTCGATACGGCGACGCGTGCTGTGGCGGCGAGCCTCGGTCATGACGGCCTGATCGTCGGCAAGTCGACTGTGCCCGTCGGCACGGCCGCGCGACTGAGGGAGATCGTCTCGGAGGCCGCACCGGCAGCAGTGCACGCCGAGCTCGTGTGGAACCCGGAGTTCCTCCGCGAGGGCATGGCGGTCGAGGACACTCTGCATCCGGACCGCGTCGTCATCGGCGGTGCGTCGCCGTGGGCAGAGGAAAGGCTGCGTCGCGTCTACGATGCGGCTCTGGCATCCGGAGTTCCGTTGATCTCCTGCGATCTGCCGACAGCCGAGCTGGTCAAGGTGAGCGCCAACGCGTTCCTGGCGACGAAGATCTCGTTCATCAACGCGATCGCCGGGCTCTGCGAGAAGGCGGATGCCGACGTCGCCGTGCTCGCTGATGCGATCGGCTACGACCCGCGGATCGGGCGCCGTTTCCTCAACGCCGGTCTCGGTTTCGGTGGCGGCTGCCTCCCGAAGGACATCAGGGCGCTGATGCACCGCGCCGGTGAGCTCGGCGCCTACTCGGCGGTCAAGCTGATGCAGCAGGTGGACGAGATCAACATGGATCAACGGCAACGCGTCATCGACCTCACACTGCGTGCATTGGGCGGTTCAGTGCTCAATGCCAGGGTGGCGGTGCTCGGCGCGGCGTTCAAGCCCGACACGGATGACGTACGCGACTCCCCGGCGCTGAACGTCGCGGCGGCGCTGCATCTGCGCGGGGCGATGGTGACGGTGTTCGATCCGGCCGCTGGTCCGACCGCGGGTCGGCTCTACCCGACGCTGAGCTACGCGGACGACCTTGAGTCTGCGGTCCGCAGCGCCGACATCGTTCTCGTTCTGACCGAGTGGGATGAGTTCAGGAATGCCGACCCGACTCGGCTCGGTGCACTCGTCGAGCGACGTCTGGTCGTCGACGGGCGCAACTGCCTGCCGGTGGAGACATGGCGGGATGCGGGATGGGAGTACTGGGGTCTCGGCCACACCAGTGGCGCGCCGAGGGAGCTGGTCGCCTCCCGGGCGCGTGCTGCCTGA